Proteins from a single region of Primulina tabacum isolate GXHZ01 chromosome 5, ASM2559414v2, whole genome shotgun sequence:
- the LOC142544901 gene encoding transcription factor ORG2-like: protein MLALSPHISNFGWFWEDPNTMENQENPCIQRTDQIPNSVNADCLHSPSSNTAHPKNDDFSSFYDGFIEKGDTDNAAKKLNHNASERDRRKKINTMYATLRSLLPDEDQPKKLSIPATISRVLKYIPEVQKQVQKLSQKKEQLLSKISRQQDSFFDFSTNEPTKAVHTRSSLSAISAKRSDNGDILCQFSTPKGEKGSFSIALLKLEEEGFLVLNGSCFESYDGRIFNNMLLQGRGSLGTVGDDEQYLIEKLLSFNEKMGEAEKRLVSMPDVNYVSINNELTNIDI from the exons ATGCTGGCCTTATCGCctcatatttcgaattttggaTGGTTTTGGGAAGATCCCAACACAATGGAAAACCAAGAAAACCCGTGCATACAAAGAACAGATCAAATTCCGAACTCTGTTAATGCTGATTGTCTCCATTCTCCTTCTTCCAATACTGCACATCCTAAAAATGATGATTTCTCGAGTTTTTATGACGGATTTATTGAGAAAGGGGACACAGATAATGCGGCCAAGAAGCTCAACCACAACGCCTCCGAACGAGATCGTCGTAAAAAGATTAATACTATGTATGCTACTCTTCGATCGTTGCTTCCAGATGAGGATCAACCA AAAAAATTAAGCATTCCTGCCACAATTTCAAGAGTGCTAAAATACATTCCTGAGGTACAAAAACAAGTACAAAAACTCAGTCAGAAGAAGGAACAACTTCTGTCAAAGATTTCAAGGCAACAAGATTCATTctttgattttagcactaatgaACCGACAAAAGCCGTGCACACTAGGTCGTCGTTGTCAGCAATATCTGCAAAACGATCAGACAACGGAGATATACTTTGTCAGTTCTCGACTCCGAAGGGCGAAAAAGGTTCATTTTCTATAGCTCTGTTGAAGTTGGAGGAGGAAGGGTTTCTTGTGTTGAATGGATCTTGTTTTGAATCTTATGACGGCAGAATTTTCAACAACATGCTTCTTCAG GGACGAGGAAGCTTGGGTACTGTCGGCGACGACGAACAATATTTGATTGAAAAACTATTGTCGTTTAATGAGAAAATGGGAGAAGCGGAAAAGAGATTAGTATCTATGCCCGATGTCAATTATGTATCTATAAATAATGAGTTAACTAAcattgatatttga
- the LOC142547185 gene encoding phosphatidylinositol 4-phosphate 5-kinase 5-like, protein MKAWEATVRKTQAAAKKRANTIFGTSYAVDNVEEENEDQEDGHASGEVHHAERFLPNGDYYNGYWADNFPHGHGKYWWTDGCMYVGEWFRGKSMGKGTFSWPSGASYQGNFKSGFMDGEGTYTGANGGMYRGSWVMNLKHGFGLKEYANGDSYEGEWSRGSQEGNGKYLWKSGTYYVGEWKNGKISGKGTIYWTNENLYEGNWEDGFPKGNGTFRWPDGSFYTGYWSKDAKEQNGTYYPSGSVVVGNLEWDPQEVFNNDLKDCTVCPAEKVPIWPSQKKLAVWRSAKGAESSVKPRRMSVDGRIDAAVDKDMARMRLSDGASPYHCSAGVLDRGAIAGNDSDDTFSGLPVEGMSTRGSPLRIPKVVKRQGETICKGHRNYDLMLNLQLGIRHSVGRPGPPPSLDLKPSAFDPKEKYWTKFPPEGSKITPPHQSCEFRWKDYCPKVFRTLRMLFKVDAADYMLSICGDDALRELSSPGKSGSFFYLTNDDRYMIKTMKKAEVKVLLRMLNAYYNHVRAFENTLVTKYFGLHCVKLNGPAQKKVRFIIMGNLFCSEYMIHRRYDLKGSTFGRLTDKPESEIDATTTLKDLDLNFIFRLQKTWFQEFRRQADKDCEFLEQERIMDYSLLVGLHFIEASNDDHTPSGARTPVDNGGSETESVPRLSRADVDQLLLDPEGWASIKLGINMPVRVERTERRNDGEVQLIGEPTGEYYDVIMFFGIIDILQDYDITKKLEHAYKSIQYDPNSISAVDPRQYSRRFRDYIFKVFAEDT, encoded by the exons ATGAAGGCGTGGGAGGCGACAGTGCGTAAAACACAGGCTGCAGCCAAGAAACGTGCCAACACGATATTCGGCACATCTTATGCAGTAGATAATGTTGAGGAAGAAAATGAGGATCAAGAAGATGGGCATGCAAGTGGAGAAGTGCATCATGCAGAAAGATTTCTACCGAATGGCGACTATTACAACGGTTATTGGGCCGATAATTTCCCACATGGACACGGGAAATACTGGTGGACGGATGGATGTATGTATGTGGGAGAATGGTTTCGAGGAAAATCAATGGGAAAAGGCACATTTAGTTGGCCATCTGGCGCGTCATACCAAGGAAATTTCAAGAGTGGTTTTATGGATGGAGAAGGGACGTACACTGGGGCCAATGGGGGAATGTACAGGGGTTCATGGGTGATGAATCTGAAGCATGGTTTTGGTTTGAAGGAGTATGCTAATGGTGACAGTTATGAAGGCGAATGGAGCCGTGGTTCGCAAGAAGGAAATGGTAAATATCTATGGAAGAGTGGGACTTATTATGTTGGAGAATGGAAAAATGGGAAAATCAGTGGGAAGGGAACAATATATTGGACTAACGAGAATTTGTACGAAGGAAACTGGGAGGATGGATTTCCGAAAGGAAATGGGACGTTTAGATGGCCGGACGGAAGTTTTTATACAGGATATTGGAGCAAGGATGCTAAAGAACAGAATGGGACTTACTATCCCTCAGGATCAGTAGTGGTGGGAAATCTTGAATGGGATCCTCAAGAAGTATTTAATAATGATTTGAAGGATTGTACGGTTTGTCCTGCAGAAAAGGTCCCTATATGGCCATCGCAAAAGAAGCTCGCGGTTTGGAGGTCTGCTAAGGGCGCGGAATCAAGTGTTAAGCCGAGAAGGATGTCTGTTGATGGTAGAATAGATGCAGCTGTAGATAAGGATATGGCTAGGATGCGTTTGTCGGATGGAGCCTCTCCTTATCATTGCAGTGCCGGTGTTCTTGACAGGGGTGCAATAGCGGGAAATGACAGTGATGACACCTTCTCCGGTTTACCTGTTGAGGGTATGAGTACTCGAGGCAGTCCACTCAGGATACCGAAAGTGGTGAAGAGACAAGGGGAGACAATATGTAAAGGGCATAGGAATTACGATCTTATGCTTAATCTGCAGCTGGGAATTAG GCATTCAGTCGGAAGACCTGGTCCACCTCCATCATTGGATTTGAAGCCATCTGCCTTTGACCCCAAGGAAAAATATTGGACAAAGTTTCCTCCGGAAGGTTCCAAGATTACTCCTCCACACCAGTCCTGTGAGTTTAGATGGAAGGATTATTGCCCAAAAGTGTTTAG GACTTTGAGGATGTTGTTCAAGGTGGATGCAGCAGATTACATGTTATCAATATGTGGGGACGATGCATTACGAGAACTTTCCTCTCCGGGAAAAAGTGGGAGCTTCTTTTACTTAACAAATGATGATCGCTACATGATTAAGACGATGAAAAAGGCAGAAGTAAAA GTTCTTCTGAGGATGTTAAATGCATATTATAATCATGTTCGAGCATTTGAGAACACCCTAGTGACAAAATATTTTGGCCTGCACTGTGTCAAGTTGAATGGACCTGCACAGAAGAAG GTACGGTTCATCATCATGGGAAATCTCTTCTGTTCTGAATATATGATCCACAGAAGATACGACTTGAAAGGCTCGACTTTTGGGAGATTGACTGATAAACCAGAATCAGAGattgatgcaactacaacaCTCAAGGATCTCGATCTCAACTTCATCTTCCGTCTCCAAAAGACATGGTTTCAAGAATTTCGAAG GCAAGCTGACAAGGACTGTGAGTTTCTTGAACAGGAGAGAATTATGGACTATAGCCTCCTAGTTGGTCTTCATTTCATAGAAGCATCAAATGATGATCATACTCCTTCTGGTGCAAGAACACCTGTCG ATAACGGAGGTTCAGAAACCGAATCAGTTCCACGTTTATCTAGAGCAGATGTAGATCAATTGCTTCTAGATCCTGAAGG GTGGGCTAGCATAAAATTAGGAATTAACATGCCTGTAAGAGTGGAAAGAACTGAAAGAAGAAATGACGGTGAAGTTCAGCTGATAGGAGAACCAACTGGAGAATACTATGATGTAATAATGTTTTTTGGAATCATAGACATTCTTCAAGATTACGACATAACCAAGAAACTTGAGCATGCTTATAAGTCCATCCAATACGACCCCAACTCGATATCAGCTGTTGATCCGAGACAGTACTCAAGGCGTTTTCgcgattatatttttaaagtttttgcTGAAGACACGTGA